In one Spirosoma rigui genomic region, the following are encoded:
- a CDS encoding glycoside hydrolase family 140 protein, producing the protein MKNTFLLVAMLALGEQVAAQQPFRSGPLKVSENKRYLVHADGSPFFYLGDTAWELFHRLNRAEADRYLKRRAEQGFTVIQAVALAELDGLNTPNANGDKPLLNNDPTTPNEAYFKHVDYVIDKAAEYGLVIGLLPTWGDKLFKSSWGQGPQIFNAQNANAYGRWIGDRYKNRPNIIWIMGGDRNPREGTEDVAIWRAMAEGVQAGAGGPDKALMSFHPQPNATADGGSSKWFHRDNWLDFNMHQNGHCRDTPVYAKITVSYNRIPTKPTMDAEPIYEDHPVCFNANDLGLSNALDVRKAAYLDLFAGAHGHTYGCHDIWQMYSPGRESVNGAHLNWADAMELTAANQMKFVRRLMESRPMLERIPDQSLVVESDYPAAERIQATRGNSYALVYTAAGKPFTVNMGKISGKDVSTSWFNPRTGDVKGNGKIANTGRHRFVPPTTDYGQDWILILDDSTKRYSFP; encoded by the coding sequence ATGAAGAACACATTCCTTCTTGTTGCCATGCTGGCTCTGGGCGAACAAGTAGCGGCCCAACAGCCTTTCCGCAGCGGACCGCTGAAGGTATCGGAGAACAAACGCTACCTCGTTCATGCCGATGGATCTCCCTTTTTTTACCTGGGCGATACCGCCTGGGAGCTGTTTCACCGGTTGAACCGCGCTGAGGCTGATCGCTACCTGAAACGACGGGCGGAGCAGGGCTTTACAGTTATCCAGGCCGTAGCGCTGGCCGAACTGGACGGGCTGAATACGCCCAACGCCAATGGAGATAAACCCCTGTTGAACAACGACCCAACGACCCCCAACGAAGCCTATTTCAAGCACGTTGACTACGTCATCGACAAAGCTGCCGAATACGGACTGGTCATTGGCCTGCTGCCTACCTGGGGCGACAAACTGTTCAAGAGCAGCTGGGGACAAGGGCCGCAGATCTTCAATGCGCAAAACGCCAATGCTTATGGCCGCTGGATTGGTGATCGCTACAAAAATCGGCCAAATATTATCTGGATCATGGGGGGCGATCGAAATCCCCGCGAGGGTACCGAAGACGTAGCTATCTGGCGCGCCATGGCCGAGGGCGTTCAGGCGGGTGCCGGCGGACCCGATAAAGCGCTAATGAGCTTTCACCCGCAACCTAACGCAACAGCCGACGGGGGTTCGTCGAAGTGGTTTCACCGGGACAACTGGTTAGATTTTAACATGCACCAGAACGGACACTGCCGGGATACACCGGTCTACGCTAAAATAACTGTTAGCTACAACCGGATACCTACGAAGCCAACGATGGATGCCGAACCGATTTACGAGGACCACCCGGTTTGTTTCAACGCCAATGATCTTGGTCTTTCCAACGCGCTGGACGTCAGGAAAGCTGCTTACCTGGACTTGTTTGCCGGCGCGCATGGTCATACCTACGGTTGCCACGACATCTGGCAGATGTACAGTCCGGGGCGCGAATCAGTGAATGGAGCCCACCTGAACTGGGCCGACGCAATGGAACTCACGGCTGCCAATCAGATGAAGTTTGTCCGTCGGCTCATGGAGTCACGGCCCATGCTCGAACGGATACCGGACCAGTCACTGGTGGTAGAGAGCGATTACCCGGCTGCCGAGCGGATTCAGGCAACGCGGGGCAACAGCTACGCACTGGTCTACACAGCCGCCGGAAAACCCTTTACGGTTAATATGGGAAAGATTTCGGGCAAGGACGTATCGACCAGCTGGTTCAACCCCCGAACGGGTGATGTAAAGGGCAATGGCAAAATTGCCAACACGGGTCGGCACCGCTTCGTCCCACCCACTACAGACTATGGGCAGGATTGGATACTAATCTTAGATGACAGCACGAAACGGTACTCGTTTCCCTGA
- a CDS encoding TetR/AcrR family transcriptional regulator, which translates to MKERIQTAAEQLFWKYGVRSVTMEDIARQLGISKKTIYQNFTDKEDILYQIIQGKIENDVSKMDCMAVETDNPIEEIMMVMELMRKNQHDVSPVLVMDIKRHYPQAYALFRQMMDQHLMKSILDNIQKGMDRGLYRKDIQPTILARLRIEQIELAFNNDFFPTDQYSMLDIQRELIHHFVRGMLTEQGFTIYNLYVNQHNYENTSYQTNAASLASYPTE; encoded by the coding sequence ATGAAGGAACGGATTCAAACGGCGGCCGAACAATTGTTCTGGAAATACGGTGTTCGATCGGTAACGATGGAGGACATTGCTCGCCAGTTGGGCATCTCCAAGAAAACGATCTATCAGAATTTTACGGATAAGGAGGATATACTGTATCAGATCATTCAGGGGAAAATCGAGAACGACGTGTCGAAAATGGACTGTATGGCCGTGGAGACAGACAATCCTATCGAAGAGATCATGATGGTCATGGAGTTGATGCGCAAAAATCAGCATGACGTGAGCCCGGTGCTGGTGATGGATATCAAGCGGCACTACCCGCAGGCTTATGCCTTGTTCCGCCAGATGATGGATCAGCATCTGATGAAATCTATTCTTGATAATATTCAAAAAGGAATGGATAGAGGACTGTACAGAAAAGACATTCAACCAACCATTTTAGCCCGTCTGCGCATTGAGCAGATCGAACTCGCATTCAACAACGACTTCTTCCCAACGGATCAATATTCCATGCTGGACATCCAGCGCGAATTAATCCACCACTTCGTGCGCGGAATGCTCACGGAACAAGGCTTCACCATTTACAACCTGTATGTTAATCAACACAATTATGAGAATACCTCTTACCAGACGAACGCTGCTAGTTTGGCTTCTTACCCTACTGAGTAG
- a CDS encoding TolC family protein — protein MRIPLTRRTLLVWLLTLLSSTGTLLAQNRQGFTLQEAIQFATRENINIKNTQLDALSAEGRIRELKAVSLPQVALGGSFIDNLIIQRAFLPANFFDPNASPDAPAVPVQFGVKYSGNLAGSVNQLLFDAAYRVGLKAATVYRELAQKTVTASKITIAEQVAKAYYGVLVSEERAKLLDLNITRIDTLLRDTRAMNKQGFVEKLDVDRLEVQVNNLKAERQNVQNLIGLSYYLLKFQMGLGINDEITLTDKIQDVSLDELERSIVLEPIFDYNNRIEYSTLQTQLQLADLDIQNTVKGYLPRLSASFNYGYNNGRNRFANIVDSPWLNFSTVALNLSMPIFDGFARKYSIQQKRYTLQKAQNSGVLLKNSIDLQQKQATITLTNNIQTLRTQQRNRDLAAEIVRVTRIKYKEGVGSNIEVLNAETSSREAQTNYFSALYDFLIAKVDQDKATGKLYIGQ, from the coding sequence ATGAGAATACCTCTTACCAGACGAACGCTGCTAGTTTGGCTTCTTACCCTACTGAGTAGCACAGGTACGTTGCTGGCTCAAAACCGGCAGGGCTTCACGTTGCAGGAGGCCATTCAGTTTGCCACGCGGGAAAACATCAACATCAAAAACACACAACTCGACGCGCTGAGTGCTGAAGGCCGTATTCGCGAACTCAAAGCCGTTTCGTTACCTCAGGTAGCCCTCGGCGGTTCCTTTATCGATAACCTCATTATTCAGCGGGCCTTCTTACCAGCCAACTTTTTCGACCCGAACGCGTCGCCCGATGCGCCGGCGGTACCGGTTCAATTTGGGGTCAAATACTCGGGAAACCTGGCTGGTAGTGTTAACCAACTGCTATTCGACGCAGCCTACCGGGTGGGTCTGAAAGCTGCTACGGTCTACCGGGAACTGGCGCAGAAAACAGTAACGGCCTCGAAAATCACGATTGCCGAGCAGGTTGCCAAGGCCTATTACGGTGTCCTGGTGAGCGAAGAGCGCGCTAAACTGCTCGACCTGAACATCACCCGCATTGATACGTTGCTCCGCGATACACGAGCCATGAACAAGCAGGGCTTCGTCGAAAAGCTGGATGTTGATCGACTCGAAGTGCAGGTCAACAACCTGAAAGCCGAACGGCAGAACGTACAGAATCTGATTGGTCTGAGCTATTATCTGCTGAAGTTTCAAATGGGCCTGGGTATCAATGACGAGATTACCCTAACCGACAAAATCCAGGACGTGAGTCTGGACGAACTGGAACGGTCAATTGTGCTCGAACCGATCTTCGATTATAACAACCGGATTGAGTACTCAACGCTGCAAACGCAGCTTCAACTGGCCGATCTGGATATTCAGAACACGGTAAAAGGGTATCTGCCCCGGCTGTCGGCATCGTTCAATTACGGCTACAACAATGGTCGCAACCGCTTTGCCAACATTGTAGACTCGCCCTGGCTTAACTTCTCCACGGTGGCATTAAACCTGTCAATGCCCATTTTTGACGGTTTTGCCCGAAAATATTCGATTCAGCAGAAACGGTATACGCTCCAGAAGGCCCAGAACAGCGGTGTGTTGCTGAAGAACTCCATTGATCTGCAGCAAAAGCAGGCAACTATTACGCTGACGAACAACATCCAGACCCTGCGGACGCAGCAGCGTAACCGGGACCTGGCCGCCGAGATTGTGCGAGTAACACGAATCAAATACAAAGAAGGCGTTGGCTCTAACATCGAAGTACTGAACGCTGAAACATCGTCCCGGGAGGCTCAGACCAACTATTTCAGTGCGCTTTACGATTTCCTGATCGCCAAGGTCGACCAGGACAAAGCAACGGGCAAACTCTACATCGGACAATAA
- a CDS encoding efflux RND transporter periplasmic adaptor subunit, which translates to MKSYYAIALTTSLLLACSAEKKNDLQGKREELAELKAQQVDLTAKIKAIEADVNKLDPKKAEVARVKDVTVSPIAATTFRHFVELQGTIDAKNNVQVSPKSGGVVTAVYVKEGDNVRAGQAIAKVDDQILRESLGEIKTQLSLANTVYEKQAALWKQQIGTEIQYLQAKNNKEALERRLATLNVQLSQSTVTAPISGVVDQVIVKVGQSAAPGIGLVRIVNLSQLKVVAKVADSYAGSVRKGDAVMIQFPDLNREMNSRISFVSTTVDPLSRTFTIEAPLPSDNALKPNMLARIKINDETKANAITINQNLIQSTESGQLVYIAVTEGNKKIAKARPVKTGPSYGGKITITEGLQAGDQIVTAGYQDLVDGQPISF; encoded by the coding sequence ATGAAATCTTACTACGCTATTGCCCTGACCACAAGCTTATTACTAGCCTGCTCAGCGGAGAAAAAGAATGATTTGCAAGGGAAACGGGAAGAACTCGCTGAACTCAAAGCGCAGCAGGTCGACCTAACGGCGAAAATCAAAGCGATCGAAGCCGATGTGAACAAGCTGGACCCTAAAAAGGCCGAAGTTGCCCGTGTTAAAGACGTAACGGTGTCACCCATCGCTGCGACTACATTCCGGCACTTTGTGGAGTTGCAGGGAACCATCGATGCAAAAAACAACGTGCAGGTATCGCCCAAATCGGGTGGTGTCGTGACGGCAGTGTACGTGAAAGAAGGCGACAATGTTCGGGCGGGGCAGGCTATTGCCAAGGTCGACGATCAAATCCTGCGCGAATCGCTGGGCGAAATCAAGACGCAGTTGTCGCTGGCTAATACGGTTTATGAAAAGCAGGCAGCGCTTTGGAAGCAGCAGATTGGTACCGAAATCCAGTATCTGCAGGCCAAAAACAACAAGGAAGCGCTGGAACGGCGACTGGCTACGCTTAACGTTCAGTTGAGCCAGTCTACGGTGACGGCGCCCATATCGGGCGTAGTCGATCAGGTGATCGTGAAAGTAGGACAGTCGGCTGCGCCGGGCATTGGACTGGTTCGGATCGTGAACCTGTCGCAGTTGAAGGTAGTGGCGAAAGTAGCGGATTCATACGCCGGCAGCGTTCGCAAAGGCGACGCAGTGATGATCCAGTTTCCGGATCTGAACCGGGAAATGAACTCGCGCATCTCGTTCGTTTCCACTACGGTAGACCCTCTGAGCCGCACATTTACCATTGAGGCCCCCCTCCCGTCGGACAATGCGCTGAAGCCAAATATGCTGGCCCGTATCAAAATTAACGATGAGACGAAAGCGAACGCCATTACCATCAACCAGAACCTGATTCAGAGCACCGAAAGTGGACAACTGGTTTACATAGCTGTAACGGAAGGAAATAAGAAGATAGCAAAAGCACGGCCGGTGAAAACGGGGCCGTCGTACGGTGGCAAGATCACGATAACGGAAGGCTTGCAGGCGGGTGACCAGATCGTCACGGCCGGGTATCAGGATTTGGTAGACGGACAACCGATTAGTTTCTAA
- a CDS encoding efflux RND transporter permease subunit, translated as MKFEQYKTLGFTNWCVENRTAIYIFTFLITLGGLFVYNNLPKEQFPDIKIPQVYINTVYVGTAPADIENTINKQIEKQLKSISGVKRIKSNALQDVSVILVEFNPDVQTAEALQRVRDAIDKAKPDLPQKLDAGPTAQDVNFSEFPIMNINMAGNFSLKQLKEYAEDLQDAIESMPEIRRVDIVGALEREIQINVDLPKMQSAGLAFTDIQQAVQGENVNVSGGELNVDGVRRTVRVKGEFTDVAQIQNLQIRTATGATVRLGDVADVQDSFEEQQDFARLDNKSVVTLNVIKRAGSNLISAADNIEKTIEEYKETRFPQGLDIKVTADQSERTRENVNDLINTVVLGFIFVVLVLMFFMGVRDAIFVGLSVPLSALVAFVLMPVLGPVVGTAFTLNTIVLFAFLLGLGLVVDDAIVVIENSHRLFNENKDWDIKQAVKAAAGEVFAPVFSGTLTTIAPFFPLLFWPGIVGEFMKFLPLTLILTLFASLFVAYVINPVFAVTFMKRHEDENHKDTKPGFKEIQRPVIILTVLAGVGYVIDRGIGNLFVLFLILYVFNHYVLTPKLIVPFQDRLLPSLKSGYRRLISWILTGYRPVFAVVGAFAMLILTFVIVGIAKPKVLFFPSGEPDYIYVYNVMPVGTDARVTDSVTKVIEKRVFKVLKENNATDIVNSVISNVGKNAGDPTNPDRSATPQKSKVTVAFKGNEERKGISTDSLLAKVRVAMRGLPGSEISVERESNGPPTGKPIAIEIAGEDFGQLQAIEKQVRQRISQAGIQGIDQLKSDLITNKPEIVINIDRDKAEREGISSGQVALAIRTALFGTEVSRFRDAKDEYPIMVRLKPDDRSQIDRLLSLNVVYRDMASGGQLRQVPVTSVANISYSTTFSQINRKNQERLVTLNSDVVPGYNANQIVAQIQQVVNDMDVPNGYTIKMGGEQEDQQESMTFLISAFGIAILLIYLILATQFNSVVKPLIIFVTILLSLIGVFLGFVITGKSFSVIMSGVGIIALAGIVVKNGILLIEFIEELRGRGVPLREAIIEGGGIRLTPVLLTASAAVLGLIPLAFGLTVDFVGLFRDFDPHVVVGGDSSVFWNILAWTIIYGLTFSTVLTLVIVPCLYWINERVRMKWFGKKDPALEMRRQEQPEEELV; from the coding sequence ATGAAATTTGAACAGTATAAAACGCTCGGCTTTACCAACTGGTGCGTCGAAAACCGGACGGCGATTTACATCTTCACCTTCCTGATTACGCTCGGTGGGCTATTCGTTTATAACAACCTGCCCAAAGAGCAATTTCCCGATATTAAAATCCCGCAGGTATACATCAACACGGTGTATGTGGGCACGGCCCCGGCCGATATCGAAAATACGATCAACAAGCAGATCGAGAAGCAGCTAAAGTCCATCTCGGGCGTTAAGCGCATCAAATCGAATGCCCTGCAGGACGTATCGGTCATTCTGGTCGAGTTCAACCCCGATGTGCAGACGGCGGAGGCCCTGCAGCGCGTTCGGGATGCCATTGACAAGGCGAAGCCCGACCTGCCCCAGAAACTCGATGCGGGTCCGACAGCCCAGGATGTCAACTTCTCGGAGTTTCCGATCATGAACATCAACATGGCCGGTAATTTCTCGTTGAAGCAACTTAAGGAGTATGCGGAGGACTTGCAGGATGCCATCGAAAGTATGCCCGAAATTCGTCGGGTAGACATCGTTGGGGCGTTGGAACGCGAAATCCAGATCAACGTCGATTTACCCAAGATGCAATCGGCTGGCCTGGCCTTTACCGATATTCAGCAGGCTGTTCAGGGCGAAAACGTGAACGTATCGGGAGGAGAACTGAACGTTGACGGGGTTCGGCGGACGGTGCGCGTAAAGGGTGAATTCACGGATGTGGCGCAGATTCAAAACCTCCAGATTCGGACCGCTACGGGCGCTACGGTGCGGCTTGGTGATGTAGCTGATGTGCAGGACAGCTTCGAGGAGCAGCAGGATTTTGCCCGGCTCGACAACAAATCGGTTGTGACGCTCAACGTAATCAAACGGGCCGGATCGAACCTGATTTCGGCAGCCGATAACATTGAGAAAACGATTGAAGAGTACAAGGAAACTCGTTTTCCACAGGGTCTCGACATTAAAGTGACGGCCGACCAGTCGGAGCGGACCCGCGAAAACGTCAATGATCTGATCAACACGGTAGTACTGGGTTTTATCTTCGTCGTACTCGTACTGATGTTCTTTATGGGTGTCCGGGATGCCATCTTCGTAGGGCTGTCGGTACCACTGTCGGCGCTGGTGGCGTTTGTGTTGATGCCCGTTCTCGGTCCGGTGGTTGGTACGGCGTTTACGCTGAACACCATCGTTCTGTTTGCCTTTCTGCTGGGTCTTGGTCTGGTGGTCGACGACGCTATTGTGGTGATCGAGAACTCCCACCGGCTTTTCAACGAAAACAAAGACTGGGACATCAAGCAGGCCGTGAAAGCAGCCGCGGGTGAGGTATTCGCACCCGTATTCTCTGGTACGTTAACGACCATTGCGCCATTCTTTCCGCTGCTGTTCTGGCCGGGTATTGTGGGTGAGTTTATGAAATTTCTACCCCTGACGCTTATTCTGACTCTGTTCGCATCACTGTTCGTTGCCTACGTGATCAACCCGGTGTTTGCCGTAACGTTCATGAAACGGCACGAAGACGAAAACCACAAAGACACCAAGCCGGGATTTAAAGAGATTCAGCGGCCGGTGATCATCCTGACCGTACTGGCTGGCGTAGGCTACGTGATTGACCGGGGTATTGGTAACCTGTTTGTGCTGTTCCTGATTCTCTACGTTTTCAACCACTACGTGCTGACGCCGAAACTGATCGTACCATTCCAGGACCGGTTGCTGCCAAGTTTGAAGAGTGGTTACCGTCGCCTGATCTCGTGGATCCTGACGGGCTACCGACCGGTGTTTGCCGTAGTGGGTGCGTTTGCCATGCTGATTCTGACGTTCGTGATCGTGGGTATTGCGAAGCCGAAAGTATTGTTCTTTCCGAGTGGTGAACCGGATTACATCTACGTGTATAACGTGATGCCGGTGGGTACGGACGCCCGCGTAACGGATTCTGTCACGAAGGTGATTGAGAAGCGGGTATTCAAGGTGCTGAAGGAAAACAACGCGACGGATATTGTCAACTCCGTTATTTCAAATGTCGGTAAGAACGCCGGTGACCCAACCAATCCCGACCGATCGGCAACGCCCCAGAAATCGAAGGTTACCGTAGCGTTTAAAGGCAACGAAGAACGCAAAGGCATCTCAACGGATTCGTTGCTGGCAAAAGTGCGGGTAGCCATGCGTGGCTTACCGGGTAGCGAAATCTCGGTAGAACGCGAAAGCAATGGCCCGCCAACGGGTAAACCCATTGCTATTGAAATTGCCGGGGAGGATTTTGGTCAGCTGCAGGCGATTGAAAAGCAGGTTCGCCAGCGCATCAGCCAGGCGGGTATTCAGGGTATTGACCAGTTGAAGTCGGACCTGATTACGAACAAACCAGAGATCGTTATCAACATCGACCGCGACAAAGCCGAACGCGAAGGAATTTCGTCGGGGCAGGTGGCGCTGGCCATCCGGACAGCACTGTTCGGTACGGAGGTATCCCGTTTCCGGGACGCGAAAGACGAATATCCGATCATGGTTCGTCTGAAGCCCGACGACCGAAGCCAGATCGATCGTCTGTTGAGCCTCAATGTTGTGTATCGCGACATGGCCAGCGGGGGGCAATTGCGGCAGGTGCCGGTCACGTCGGTAGCCAACATCAGCTACTCGACGACATTCAGCCAGATTAACCGGAAGAATCAGGAACGCCTGGTTACGCTTAACTCAGACGTAGTACCGGGATATAATGCCAACCAGATCGTAGCGCAAATTCAGCAGGTGGTCAACGATATGGACGTACCAAACGGCTATACCATCAAGATGGGTGGCGAGCAGGAGGACCAGCAGGAATCGATGACGTTCCTGATCTCGGCCTTTGGTATCGCCATTCTCCTGATCTATCTGATTCTGGCAACGCAGTTCAACTCGGTTGTGAAGCCACTGATTATTTTCGTTACGATCCTGCTGTCGCTGATCGGGGTGTTTCTCGGTTTCGTAATTACGGGTAAGTCGTTTTCGGTTATCATGTCGGGCGTGGGCATCATTGCCCTGGCGGGTATTGTGGTTAAGAACGGTATCCTGCTCATCGAATTCATTGAAGAGCTGCGGGGCCGGGGTGTTCCCCTGCGCGAGGCCATCATTGAAGGGGGCGGTATTCGTCTGACACCCGTGTTGCTGACCGCGTCGGCTGCGGTATTAGGGCTGATTCCGCTCGCGTTTGGCCTGACTGTCGACTTCGTTGGCCTGTTCCGCGACTTCGATCCACACGTAGTGGTTGGGGGCGATTCGTCGGTGTTCTGGAACATTCTGGCCTGGACAATCATCTATGGCCTGACGTTCTCAACGGTACTTACGCTGGTCATTGTACCCTGTTTGTACTGGATCAACGAGCGCGTCCGTATGAAGTGGTTTGGTAAAAAAGACCCCGCCCTGGAAATGCGTCGGCAAGAGCAGCCGGAAGAAGAACTGGTATAA
- a CDS encoding carbohydrate-binding family 9-like protein: MPPYIAQKITSGITPDGDISKDVWQQATWSHRFVDMVSGAPGLFNTQAAILWSDTHLYVAFRAEEPFVEAHLTERDAIIFLENDLELFIDGGDCYYELEVNALNTVYEVFFIWKDAYQRGSRFDTPAFDVFSTQALTFGGDFDRSGPSFWYGTHPRGLRWAFLNYDMPGLETAVQIDGTLNDNSDIDKGWTLEIAIPWASLTLLANGRSLPPQPGDSWRMFLGRFQTLTVSGNEVQPHPAMVMTPHGVYDTHQPEKWSEVVFNR, translated from the coding sequence ATGCCTCCCTATATTGCCCAAAAAATTACCAGCGGGATCACCCCCGACGGTGACATTAGCAAGGACGTATGGCAGCAAGCCACCTGGAGTCACCGGTTCGTGGATATGGTTTCGGGTGCGCCGGGACTTTTTAATACCCAGGCTGCTATTCTATGGAGTGACACGCACCTCTACGTTGCTTTCCGGGCCGAAGAACCCTTCGTGGAAGCCCACCTCACCGAACGCGACGCAATCATTTTTCTGGAGAATGATCTCGAACTGTTTATCGATGGGGGCGACTGTTACTATGAACTGGAAGTAAACGCTCTGAATACGGTATATGAGGTATTTTTTATCTGGAAAGACGCTTATCAGCGAGGCAGCCGGTTTGATACGCCAGCCTTCGACGTCTTTAGTACGCAGGCACTCACGTTCGGCGGTGACTTCGACCGAAGCGGTCCTTCATTCTGGTACGGAACCCACCCTCGGGGGCTTCGCTGGGCTTTCCTCAACTACGACATGCCAGGCCTTGAAACGGCCGTTCAGATTGATGGTACCCTGAACGATAACAGCGATATTGATAAGGGATGGACGCTGGAAATTGCTATCCCCTGGGCCAGTCTGACGCTCCTGGCCAACGGCCGGAGCCTGCCGCCCCAACCGGGTGACAGTTGGCGGATGTTTCTGGGTCGATTTCAGACATTAACCGTATCGGGCAACGAAGTGCAACCGCACCCGGCGATGGTTATGACACCCCACGGCGTTTACGATACCCACCAACCCGAAAAATGGAGCGAGGTAGTATTCAATAGGTGA
- a CDS encoding metallophosphoesterase, which translates to MNRTAFLFIIPALLLLIDVYVFQAIKTISRSASESTQRTIAIVYWGFTALALILYVVMQLLPPDSISRQTRTFLLAAIVIPYFSKFFAVLVILIDDIGRFFRWIVSLFYKPELREAVVENTNPVVPATSDTIPRSEFLMKAALVVGAVPLVGFSWGIISGAHDYRVRRVRLPLKNLPSGFNGMTIAQISDIHSGSFFNKTAVRGGVELLMKQKPDVVFFTGDLVNSHAEEVNAYIDIFDKVKAPLGVYSTLGNHDYGKYVQWPSAQAERQNVLNVVAAHKQMGWNILMDENKILDLNGDKIALIGVQNLGFGPAALRAGNLAKAYRGTEEYPVKLLLSHDPTHWDAEVRPKFPDIDVQFSGHTHGAQFGVDIGGLQWSPAQYFYKQWAGLYEDGNQRLYVNRGYGYIGYPGRVGILPEITLFELVKA; encoded by the coding sequence ATGAATAGAACCGCATTTTTGTTCATCATACCGGCGCTCTTACTACTGATCGACGTGTATGTCTTCCAGGCTATCAAAACAATCAGTCGATCAGCCAGCGAAAGCACTCAGCGTACTATTGCCATCGTTTACTGGGGTTTCACCGCACTGGCTCTTATCCTCTACGTGGTGATGCAACTGCTTCCCCCCGACTCCATCAGCCGTCAAACGAGAACATTTCTGCTGGCAGCCATTGTTATTCCTTATTTCTCCAAATTTTTTGCCGTTCTGGTCATTCTGATCGATGACATTGGCCGTTTTTTCCGGTGGATCGTATCGCTGTTCTACAAGCCTGAACTGCGGGAAGCCGTAGTCGAGAATACCAATCCGGTCGTACCGGCAACGTCAGATACCATTCCCCGGTCAGAATTTCTGATGAAGGCAGCCCTGGTGGTGGGCGCCGTTCCGCTGGTAGGTTTCTCCTGGGGCATCATTTCCGGGGCGCACGATTACCGCGTTCGTCGCGTTCGGCTGCCGCTGAAAAACCTGCCTTCCGGCTTCAACGGCATGACCATCGCGCAGATATCCGACATTCACTCGGGTAGCTTCTTTAACAAAACGGCCGTCCGCGGGGGAGTGGAACTGCTCATGAAACAGAAGCCGGACGTTGTCTTCTTCACCGGCGATCTGGTCAACAGCCATGCCGAAGAGGTCAATGCCTACATCGACATATTCGACAAAGTAAAGGCTCCACTGGGCGTCTATTCAACCCTGGGCAACCACGACTACGGTAAGTACGTGCAGTGGCCCAGCGCCCAGGCCGAGCGGCAGAACGTGCTGAACGTAGTGGCTGCCCACAAACAGATGGGCTGGAACATTCTGATGGACGAAAACAAGATTCTGGACCTGAACGGCGATAAAATCGCGTTGATCGGTGTACAAAACCTTGGTTTCGGGCCGGCGGCTCTGCGGGCGGGTAATCTGGCCAAAGCCTACCGGGGTACCGAAGAATACCCCGTTAAGCTGCTTCTCTCCCACGATCCAACCCACTGGGACGCCGAAGTCCGGCCTAAGTTTCCCGATATCGATGTACAGTTCAGCGGACATACCCACGGGGCGCAGTTCGGGGTGGACATCGGTGGGCTGCAATGGAGCCCGGCGCAGTATTTTTACAAGCAATGGGCGGGCTTATACGAAGACGGCAACCAGCGGCTATACGTCAACCGGGGCTATGGCTACATCGGTTACCCCGGTCGGGTGGGTATCCTGCCCGAAATTACACTCTTCGAGCTTGTGAAAGCCTGA